The following are encoded in a window of Hippoglossus hippoglossus isolate fHipHip1 chromosome 23, fHipHip1.pri, whole genome shotgun sequence genomic DNA:
- the ppp1r12a gene encoding protein phosphatase 1 regulatory subunit 12A isoform X4: MKMADAKQKRNEQLKRWLGSETDLEPPELKKKKTKVKFDDGAVFLAACSSGDTEEVLRMLDRGADINYANVDGLTALHQACIDDNVDMVTFLVEHGASINQPDNEGWIPLHAAASCGYLDIAEYLISQGANVGVVNSEGETPMDIAEEEAMEELLQNEINRQGLDIEAARKEEERIMLRDARQWLNSGQIQDIRHAKSGGTALHVAAAKGYVEVLKLLIQTGYDVNIKDYDGWTPLHAAAHWGKEEACRILVENLCDMDLINKMGQTPFDVADEDVLGYLEELQKKQNLLMSDKKDVEKSPLIETTTPGDNNQSLKPLKSKETLLLEPEKSAPRIETLEPEKVDEEEEGKKDESSCSSEEEEEEDSESETEADKSKPSASVSNSTTPVPASITVSSPTSPTNQVTTPTSPVKKVAPVAQVAQPAGKVSAKVEEDRKDESPASWRLGLRKTGSYGALAEITATKEAQREKDTTGVMRSASSPRLTSSLDNKDKEKEKDKVPRLAYVAPTIPRRLASTSDIDEKENRDSTALIRSGSYTRRRWDDDLKNSEGSASTNRTSSYQRSGSFGRRHEDLSSSTTPSSTTTTTSSSVTSPTGHRGLLSSLGSSSTRTGSTSLTSRYWSEESAEREKEKESAAVIPTINTGSTTTTTTTAISTTTTTAGTGPERRRSYLTPVRDEESESQRKARSRQARQSRRSTQGVTLTDLQEAEKTIGRSRPPKTREEEREEREKQDKENQEEKKETETKEDDYRSKYRSFEERYRPSSSSSAISSVSTASTPSYSSNTLSSSSSALNRPNSLSGITSSYSRSSRDTEKELDRKEEEKEGEDKSQPRSIRDRRRPREKRRSTGVSFWTQDGDDNDPDQQSDSEEGSTKGEPQSDRLSRNESTSSLDRNDTLFSRSYGESRRPYSSRLDRDDTTDYKKLYEQILAENEKLKAQLRDTDLELADLKLQLEKATQRQERYADRSQLEMEKRERRALERKISEMEEELKNLPQMLPDLKADNQRLKDENGALIRVISKLSK, encoded by the exons gcATGCATAGATGACAATGTAGACATGGTGACATTCCTGGTGGAGCATGGAGCCAGCATCAACCAGCCCGACAACGAGGGCTGGATCCCCCTCCACGCTGCAGCGTCCTGCGGATACCTAGACATAGCAGA ataTCTGATCAGCCAGGGTGCCAATGTAGGAGTTGTGAATAGTGAGGGCGAGACACCTATGGACATCGCTGAGGAGGAGGcgatggaggagctgctgcagaacgAGATCAACCGACAAG GGTTGGACATCGAGGCAGCCCGGAAAGAGGAGGAGCGGATCATGCTGAGGGACGCCCGGCAGTGGCTCAACAGTGGCCAGATTCAGGACATCCGGCACGCCAAGTCTGGAGGAACGGCGCTCCATGTAGCTGCTGCGAAGGGATACGTCGAGGTTTTAAA GCTTTTAATCCAAACAGGGtatgatgtaaatattaaggACTATGACGGCTGGACTCCTCTACATGCAGCTGCACACTGGGGCAAGGAGGAGGCTTGTAGGATACTGGTGGAGAATCTATGTGACATGGACCTCATTAATAAAATG GGCCAGACACCTTTTGATGTAGCCGACGAAGATGTTCTGGGATATTTAGAAGAActacaaaagaaacaaaatctG CTGATGAGTGACAAGAAAGATGTTGAGAAGTCTCCTTTGATTGAAACAACAACCCCGGGGGATAACAACCAATCACTGAAGCCACTCAAGAG CAAAGAAACGCTGCTTCTGGAGCCAGAGAAGAGCGCCCCACGCATCGAGACCTTAGAACCGGAGAaggtggatgaagaggaggaggggaagaaggaCGAATCAAGCTGCTccagcgaggaagaggaggaggaagattcCGAGTCGGAAACAGAAGCAG ACAAGAGCAAGCCTTCAGCATCGGTGAGCAACAGCACAACGCCCGTCCCCGCCAGCATCACCGTGTCATCTCCCACGAGCCCGACCAACCAGGTGACAACCCCCACTTCGCCGGTGAAGAAG GTCGCTCCGGTCGCTCAGGTCGCTCAGCCCGCTGGAAAGGTCTCCGCTAAAGTGGAAGAGGACAGGAAGGACGAGTCTCCGGCGTCTTGGCGTCTGGGTTTGAGGAAGACGGGCAGTTACGGGGCACTAGCGGAGATCACGGCCACCAAGGAGGCTCAGAGGGAGAAGGACACGACCGGGGTGATGCGCTCGGCCTCGAGCCCTCGCCTCACCTCATCTCTGGACAACAAGGACAAAGAGAAG GAAAAGGACAAAGTACCACGGCTTGCCTACGTGGCCCCGACCATCCCCAGGAGACTGGCCAGTACTTCAGACATCGACGAGAAGGAAAACAG GGACTCGACTGCCCTGATTCGTAGCGGCTCCTACACCCGACGACGCTGGGACGACGACCTGAAGAACAGCGAAGGAAGCGCCTCCACTAACCGAACCTCCAGCTACCAGCGCAG CGGCTCTTTTGGCAGAAGACACGAGGACTTGAGCTCCTCGACTACACCCTCCTCCAcgaccaccaccacctcctcatcTGTTACCTCGCCCACGGGCCATCGCGGCTTGCTCTCCAGCCTGGGCTCCTCCTCCACACGCACTGGCTCCACCAGTCTCACCAGCAG GTACTGGTCAGAGGAGagtgcagagagggagaaggagaaggagtcGGCTGCAGTCATCCCCACTATTAACACTGGCTCTACTactaccaccaccactaccGCCATATCTACCACTACCACCACCGCTGGCACTGGCCCCGAGAGACGCAG gtcctATCTGACGCCAGTGCGAGACGAGGAGTCAGAGTCCCAGAGGAAAGCTCGCTCCAGACAGGCTCGACAGTCGAGAAGGTCCACTCAG GGTGTGACTCTGACCGACCTGCAGGAGGCTGAGAAAACAATCGGCCGGAGTCGTCCCCCAAAGACccgtgaggaggagagggaggagcgaGAGAAGCAGGACAAGGAGAAtcaagaggagaagaaggagactGAGACCAAGGAGGACGATTACCGATCAAAGTACCGCAGCTTTGAAGAG CGTTATCGgccttcgtcctcctcctcggccATATCCTCCGTCAGCACTGCCTCCACGCCATCCTACTCTAGTAACACAttgtcctccagctccagcgCCCTCAACAGGCCCAACAGTCTGTCGGGGATCACCTCCTCCTACAGCCGCTCCTCCAGGGATACAGAAAAAG AATTagacagaaaggaggaggagaaggagggagaggacaaGTCTCAGCCCCGCTCCATACGGGATCGCAGGCGGCCCCGCGAAAAGAGACGCTCCACTGGGGTCTCCTTCTGGACCCAAGAT GGTGATGATAATGACCCTGACCAGCAGTCGGACTCGGAGGAGGGCAGCACCAAGGGAGAGCCACAG agtGACAGATTGTCCAG GAATGAGAGCACTTCATCCTTGGATCGCAACGACACTCTTTTCAGCCGCAGCTACGGTGAGAGTCGAAGGCCGTACTCCAGCCGACTGGACAGAGACGACACCACCGACTATAAAAAG CTCTACGAGCAGATCTTAGCTGAGAACGAGAAGTTGAAGGCCCAGTTACGTGACACGGACCTGGAGCTGGCAGACTTGAAGCTACAACTAGAGAAGGCCACACAG AGGCAGGAACGCTATGCTGACCGATCACAgctggagatggagaaaagg GAAAGAAGAGCTCTAGAAAGGAAGATATCTGAGATGGAGGAGGAACTTAAG AACCTCCCCCAG ATGCTCCCGGACTTGAAAGCAGACAACCAGAGACTAAAGGACGAGAACGGAGCGCTCATTCGAGTCATTAGCAAGCTTTCCAAGTAG
- the ppp1r12a gene encoding protein phosphatase 1 regulatory subunit 12A isoform X5, which produces MKMADAKQKRNEQLKRWLGSETDLEPPELKKKKTKVKFDDGAVFLAACSSGDTEEVLRMLDRGADINYANVDGLTALHQACIDDNVDMVTFLVEHGASINQPDNEGWIPLHAAASCGYLDIAEYLISQGANVGVVNSEGETPMDIAEEEAMEELLQNEINRQGLDIEAARKEEERIMLRDARQWLNSGQIQDIRHAKSGGTALHVAAAKGYVEVLKLLIQTGYDVNIKDYDGWTPLHAAAHWGKEEACRILVENLCDMDLINKMGQTPFDVADEDVLGYLEELQKKQNLLMSDKKDVEKSPLIETTTPGDNNQSLKPLKSKETLLLEPEKSAPRIETLEPEKVDEEEEGKKDESSCSSEEEEEEDSESETEADKSKPSASVSNSTTPVPASITVSSPTSPTNQVTTPTSPVKKVAPVAQVAQPAGKVSAKVEEDRKDESPASWRLGLRKTGSYGALAEITATKEAQREKDTTGVMRSASSPRLTSSLDNKDKEKEKDKVPRLAYVAPTIPRRLASTSDIDEKENSGSFGRRHEDLSSSTTPSSTTTTTSSSVTSPTGHRGLLSSLGSSSTRTGSTSLTSRYWSEESAEREKEKESAAVIPTINTGSTTTTTTTAISTTTTTAGTGPERRRSYLTPVRDEESESQRKARSRQARQSRRSTQGVTLTDLQEAEKTIGRSRPPKTREEEREEREKQDKENQEEKKETETKEDDYRSKYRSFEERYRPSSSSSAISSVSTASTPSYSSNTLSSSSSALNRPNSLSGITSSYSRSSRDTEKELDRKEEEKEGEDKSQPRSIRDRRRPREKRRSTGVSFWTQDGDDNDPDQQSDSEEGSTKGEPQSDRLSRNESTSSLDRNDTLFSRSYGESRRPYSSRLDRDDTTDYKKLYEQILAENEKLKAQLRDTDLELADLKLQLEKATQRQERYADRSQLEMEKRERRALERKISEMEEELKNLPQMLPDLKADNQRLKDENGALIRVISKLSK; this is translated from the exons gcATGCATAGATGACAATGTAGACATGGTGACATTCCTGGTGGAGCATGGAGCCAGCATCAACCAGCCCGACAACGAGGGCTGGATCCCCCTCCACGCTGCAGCGTCCTGCGGATACCTAGACATAGCAGA ataTCTGATCAGCCAGGGTGCCAATGTAGGAGTTGTGAATAGTGAGGGCGAGACACCTATGGACATCGCTGAGGAGGAGGcgatggaggagctgctgcagaacgAGATCAACCGACAAG GGTTGGACATCGAGGCAGCCCGGAAAGAGGAGGAGCGGATCATGCTGAGGGACGCCCGGCAGTGGCTCAACAGTGGCCAGATTCAGGACATCCGGCACGCCAAGTCTGGAGGAACGGCGCTCCATGTAGCTGCTGCGAAGGGATACGTCGAGGTTTTAAA GCTTTTAATCCAAACAGGGtatgatgtaaatattaaggACTATGACGGCTGGACTCCTCTACATGCAGCTGCACACTGGGGCAAGGAGGAGGCTTGTAGGATACTGGTGGAGAATCTATGTGACATGGACCTCATTAATAAAATG GGCCAGACACCTTTTGATGTAGCCGACGAAGATGTTCTGGGATATTTAGAAGAActacaaaagaaacaaaatctG CTGATGAGTGACAAGAAAGATGTTGAGAAGTCTCCTTTGATTGAAACAACAACCCCGGGGGATAACAACCAATCACTGAAGCCACTCAAGAG CAAAGAAACGCTGCTTCTGGAGCCAGAGAAGAGCGCCCCACGCATCGAGACCTTAGAACCGGAGAaggtggatgaagaggaggaggggaagaaggaCGAATCAAGCTGCTccagcgaggaagaggaggaggaagattcCGAGTCGGAAACAGAAGCAG ACAAGAGCAAGCCTTCAGCATCGGTGAGCAACAGCACAACGCCCGTCCCCGCCAGCATCACCGTGTCATCTCCCACGAGCCCGACCAACCAGGTGACAACCCCCACTTCGCCGGTGAAGAAG GTCGCTCCGGTCGCTCAGGTCGCTCAGCCCGCTGGAAAGGTCTCCGCTAAAGTGGAAGAGGACAGGAAGGACGAGTCTCCGGCGTCTTGGCGTCTGGGTTTGAGGAAGACGGGCAGTTACGGGGCACTAGCGGAGATCACGGCCACCAAGGAGGCTCAGAGGGAGAAGGACACGACCGGGGTGATGCGCTCGGCCTCGAGCCCTCGCCTCACCTCATCTCTGGACAACAAGGACAAAGAGAAG GAAAAGGACAAAGTACCACGGCTTGCCTACGTGGCCCCGACCATCCCCAGGAGACTGGCCAGTACTTCAGACATCGACGAGAAGGAAAACAG CGGCTCTTTTGGCAGAAGACACGAGGACTTGAGCTCCTCGACTACACCCTCCTCCAcgaccaccaccacctcctcatcTGTTACCTCGCCCACGGGCCATCGCGGCTTGCTCTCCAGCCTGGGCTCCTCCTCCACACGCACTGGCTCCACCAGTCTCACCAGCAG GTACTGGTCAGAGGAGagtgcagagagggagaaggagaaggagtcGGCTGCAGTCATCCCCACTATTAACACTGGCTCTACTactaccaccaccactaccGCCATATCTACCACTACCACCACCGCTGGCACTGGCCCCGAGAGACGCAG gtcctATCTGACGCCAGTGCGAGACGAGGAGTCAGAGTCCCAGAGGAAAGCTCGCTCCAGACAGGCTCGACAGTCGAGAAGGTCCACTCAG GGTGTGACTCTGACCGACCTGCAGGAGGCTGAGAAAACAATCGGCCGGAGTCGTCCCCCAAAGACccgtgaggaggagagggaggagcgaGAGAAGCAGGACAAGGAGAAtcaagaggagaagaaggagactGAGACCAAGGAGGACGATTACCGATCAAAGTACCGCAGCTTTGAAGAG CGTTATCGgccttcgtcctcctcctcggccATATCCTCCGTCAGCACTGCCTCCACGCCATCCTACTCTAGTAACACAttgtcctccagctccagcgCCCTCAACAGGCCCAACAGTCTGTCGGGGATCACCTCCTCCTACAGCCGCTCCTCCAGGGATACAGAAAAAG AATTagacagaaaggaggaggagaaggagggagaggacaaGTCTCAGCCCCGCTCCATACGGGATCGCAGGCGGCCCCGCGAAAAGAGACGCTCCACTGGGGTCTCCTTCTGGACCCAAGAT GGTGATGATAATGACCCTGACCAGCAGTCGGACTCGGAGGAGGGCAGCACCAAGGGAGAGCCACAG agtGACAGATTGTCCAG GAATGAGAGCACTTCATCCTTGGATCGCAACGACACTCTTTTCAGCCGCAGCTACGGTGAGAGTCGAAGGCCGTACTCCAGCCGACTGGACAGAGACGACACCACCGACTATAAAAAG CTCTACGAGCAGATCTTAGCTGAGAACGAGAAGTTGAAGGCCCAGTTACGTGACACGGACCTGGAGCTGGCAGACTTGAAGCTACAACTAGAGAAGGCCACACAG AGGCAGGAACGCTATGCTGACCGATCACAgctggagatggagaaaagg GAAAGAAGAGCTCTAGAAAGGAAGATATCTGAGATGGAGGAGGAACTTAAG AACCTCCCCCAG ATGCTCCCGGACTTGAAAGCAGACAACCAGAGACTAAAGGACGAGAACGGAGCGCTCATTCGAGTCATTAGCAAGCTTTCCAAGTAG
- the ppp1r12a gene encoding protein phosphatase 1 regulatory subunit 12A isoform X2 has translation MKMADAKQKRNEQLKRWLGSETDLEPPELKKKKTKVKFDDGAVFLAACSSGDTEEVLRMLDRGADINYANVDGLTALHQACIDDNVDMVTFLVEHGASINQPDNEGWIPLHAAASCGYLDIAEYLISQGANVGVVNSEGETPMDIAEEEAMEELLQNEINRQGLDIEAARKEEERIMLRDARQWLNSGQIQDIRHAKSGGTALHVAAAKGYVEVLKLLIQTGYDVNIKDYDGWTPLHAAAHWGKEEACRILVENLCDMDLINKMGQTPFDVADEDVLGYLEELQKKQNLLMSDKKDVEKSPLIETTTPGDNNQSLKPLKSKETLLLEPEKSAPRIETLEPEKVDEEEEGKKDESSCSSEEEEEEDSESETEADKSKPSASVSNSTTPVPASITVSSPTSPTNQVTTPTSPVKKVAPVAQVAQPAGKVSAKVEEDRKDESPASWRLGLRKTGSYGALAEITATKEAQREKDTTGVMRSASSPRLTSSLDNKDKEKEKDKVPRLAYVAPTIPRRLASTSDIDEKENRDSTALIRSGSYTRRRWDDDLKNSEGSASTNRTSSYQRSTSHTLALGRSGSTRDVPAKSSSTSSLDPNTCNTKPWQPPSSHYQSYSIYRSGSFGRRHEDLSSSTTPSSTTTTTSSSVTSPTGHRGLLSSLGSSSTRTGSTSLTSRYWSEESAEREKEKESAAVIPTINTGSTTTTTTTAISTTTTTAGTGPERRRSYLTPVRDEESESQRKARSRQARQSRRSTQGVTLTDLQEAEKTIGRSRPPKTREEEREEREKQDKENQEEKKETETKEDDYRSKYRSFEERYRPSSSSSAISSVSTASTPSYSSNTLSSSSSALNRPNSLSGITSSYSRSSRDTEKELDRKEEEKEGEDKSQPRSIRDRRRPREKRRSTGVSFWTQDGDDNDPDQQSDSEEGSTKGEPQSDRLSRNESTSSLDRNDTLFSRSYGESRRPYSSRLDRDDTTDYKKLYEQILAENEKLKAQLRDTDLELADLKLQLEKATQRQERYADRSQLEMEKRERRALERKISEMEEELKNLPQMLPDLKADNQRLKDENGALIRVISKLSK, from the exons gcATGCATAGATGACAATGTAGACATGGTGACATTCCTGGTGGAGCATGGAGCCAGCATCAACCAGCCCGACAACGAGGGCTGGATCCCCCTCCACGCTGCAGCGTCCTGCGGATACCTAGACATAGCAGA ataTCTGATCAGCCAGGGTGCCAATGTAGGAGTTGTGAATAGTGAGGGCGAGACACCTATGGACATCGCTGAGGAGGAGGcgatggaggagctgctgcagaacgAGATCAACCGACAAG GGTTGGACATCGAGGCAGCCCGGAAAGAGGAGGAGCGGATCATGCTGAGGGACGCCCGGCAGTGGCTCAACAGTGGCCAGATTCAGGACATCCGGCACGCCAAGTCTGGAGGAACGGCGCTCCATGTAGCTGCTGCGAAGGGATACGTCGAGGTTTTAAA GCTTTTAATCCAAACAGGGtatgatgtaaatattaaggACTATGACGGCTGGACTCCTCTACATGCAGCTGCACACTGGGGCAAGGAGGAGGCTTGTAGGATACTGGTGGAGAATCTATGTGACATGGACCTCATTAATAAAATG GGCCAGACACCTTTTGATGTAGCCGACGAAGATGTTCTGGGATATTTAGAAGAActacaaaagaaacaaaatctG CTGATGAGTGACAAGAAAGATGTTGAGAAGTCTCCTTTGATTGAAACAACAACCCCGGGGGATAACAACCAATCACTGAAGCCACTCAAGAG CAAAGAAACGCTGCTTCTGGAGCCAGAGAAGAGCGCCCCACGCATCGAGACCTTAGAACCGGAGAaggtggatgaagaggaggaggggaagaaggaCGAATCAAGCTGCTccagcgaggaagaggaggaggaagattcCGAGTCGGAAACAGAAGCAG ACAAGAGCAAGCCTTCAGCATCGGTGAGCAACAGCACAACGCCCGTCCCCGCCAGCATCACCGTGTCATCTCCCACGAGCCCGACCAACCAGGTGACAACCCCCACTTCGCCGGTGAAGAAG GTCGCTCCGGTCGCTCAGGTCGCTCAGCCCGCTGGAAAGGTCTCCGCTAAAGTGGAAGAGGACAGGAAGGACGAGTCTCCGGCGTCTTGGCGTCTGGGTTTGAGGAAGACGGGCAGTTACGGGGCACTAGCGGAGATCACGGCCACCAAGGAGGCTCAGAGGGAGAAGGACACGACCGGGGTGATGCGCTCGGCCTCGAGCCCTCGCCTCACCTCATCTCTGGACAACAAGGACAAAGAGAAG GAAAAGGACAAAGTACCACGGCTTGCCTACGTGGCCCCGACCATCCCCAGGAGACTGGCCAGTACTTCAGACATCGACGAGAAGGAAAACAG GGACTCGACTGCCCTGATTCGTAGCGGCTCCTACACCCGACGACGCTGGGACGACGACCTGAAGAACAGCGAAGGAAGCGCCTCCACTAACCGAACCTCCAGCTACCAGCGCAG CACTTCCCATACGCTAGCGCTAGGGCGGAGCGGCAGCACGCGGGACGTGCCAGCCAAGTCTTCGTCCACCTCCAGCTTGGACCCTAACACCTGTAATACTAAACCCTGGCAGCCACCCTCCTCCCACTACCAGTCTTACAGCATTTACCGCAG CGGCTCTTTTGGCAGAAGACACGAGGACTTGAGCTCCTCGACTACACCCTCCTCCAcgaccaccaccacctcctcatcTGTTACCTCGCCCACGGGCCATCGCGGCTTGCTCTCCAGCCTGGGCTCCTCCTCCACACGCACTGGCTCCACCAGTCTCACCAGCAG GTACTGGTCAGAGGAGagtgcagagagggagaaggagaaggagtcGGCTGCAGTCATCCCCACTATTAACACTGGCTCTACTactaccaccaccactaccGCCATATCTACCACTACCACCACCGCTGGCACTGGCCCCGAGAGACGCAG gtcctATCTGACGCCAGTGCGAGACGAGGAGTCAGAGTCCCAGAGGAAAGCTCGCTCCAGACAGGCTCGACAGTCGAGAAGGTCCACTCAG GGTGTGACTCTGACCGACCTGCAGGAGGCTGAGAAAACAATCGGCCGGAGTCGTCCCCCAAAGACccgtgaggaggagagggaggagcgaGAGAAGCAGGACAAGGAGAAtcaagaggagaagaaggagactGAGACCAAGGAGGACGATTACCGATCAAAGTACCGCAGCTTTGAAGAG CGTTATCGgccttcgtcctcctcctcggccATATCCTCCGTCAGCACTGCCTCCACGCCATCCTACTCTAGTAACACAttgtcctccagctccagcgCCCTCAACAGGCCCAACAGTCTGTCGGGGATCACCTCCTCCTACAGCCGCTCCTCCAGGGATACAGAAAAAG AATTagacagaaaggaggaggagaaggagggagaggacaaGTCTCAGCCCCGCTCCATACGGGATCGCAGGCGGCCCCGCGAAAAGAGACGCTCCACTGGGGTCTCCTTCTGGACCCAAGAT GGTGATGATAATGACCCTGACCAGCAGTCGGACTCGGAGGAGGGCAGCACCAAGGGAGAGCCACAG agtGACAGATTGTCCAG GAATGAGAGCACTTCATCCTTGGATCGCAACGACACTCTTTTCAGCCGCAGCTACGGTGAGAGTCGAAGGCCGTACTCCAGCCGACTGGACAGAGACGACACCACCGACTATAAAAAG CTCTACGAGCAGATCTTAGCTGAGAACGAGAAGTTGAAGGCCCAGTTACGTGACACGGACCTGGAGCTGGCAGACTTGAAGCTACAACTAGAGAAGGCCACACAG AGGCAGGAACGCTATGCTGACCGATCACAgctggagatggagaaaagg GAAAGAAGAGCTCTAGAAAGGAAGATATCTGAGATGGAGGAGGAACTTAAG AACCTCCCCCAG ATGCTCCCGGACTTGAAAGCAGACAACCAGAGACTAAAGGACGAGAACGGAGCGCTCATTCGAGTCATTAGCAAGCTTTCCAAGTAG